A region from the uncultured Macellibacteroides sp. genome encodes:
- the ftcD gene encoding glutamate formimidoyltransferase gives MNKQIVECVPNFSEGRDMTVIKQITDEIEGVAGVRLLDVDPGIATNRTVVTFVGEIEAVVEAAFRCVVKAAQLIDMRKHHGEHPRMGATDVCPLIPISGITMEETAGYARKLANRIALEGGVPTYCYEYAAFRSERKKLAVCREGEYEGLKPRFGVPEQMPDFGGEVWTERVAATGCTAVGARDFLIAVNFNLNTTSTRRANAIAFDVRERGRVMREGGSPVGKIMKDANGQELFIPGTLKSTAAIGWFIKEYGIAQVSMNITNVAVTPVHIAFEEVVAKAADRGVRVTGTEVVGLIPKSVLVDAGKYFLRKQQRSVGISEREIIKIAIKSMGLDDLKPFDTKSKVIEYLLEDCTEEKLVDMSVAGFALETASESAAPGGGSIAAYMGTLGAALGTMVANLSAHKPGWDARWEEFSDYAERGQALVNELTFLVDEDTRSFNRVMEAFGLPKNTDEEKVARTKAIQEATFYATQIPFSVMKASMAVFDIVEQMAKEGNPNSVSDAGVGALAARSAVLGAWLNVRINAAGIKNRALVDPILEEAAAMAKLAREREDAILEIVTRKI, from the coding sequence ATGAATAAACAAATAGTTGAATGCGTTCCCAATTTTAGCGAGGGACGTGATATGACTGTTATCAAACAGATTACCGATGAGATTGAGGGTGTAGCAGGTGTCAGACTTCTTGATGTGGATCCGGGTATTGCAACCAACCGTACCGTTGTTACTTTTGTGGGTGAGATTGAGGCTGTAGTGGAGGCTGCTTTCCGGTGTGTGGTGAAGGCTGCGCAGCTGATCGATATGCGGAAACATCACGGCGAACATCCTCGTATGGGTGCCACGGATGTGTGTCCGCTTATTCCTATCTCTGGTATCACGATGGAGGAGACTGCCGGATATGCCCGTAAACTTGCCAATAGAATTGCCCTGGAAGGGGGTGTGCCTACCTATTGCTATGAATATGCTGCTTTTCGTTCCGAACGTAAAAAGTTGGCTGTGTGCCGCGAAGGCGAATACGAAGGGTTGAAGCCTCGCTTCGGGGTTCCGGAACAGATGCCCGACTTTGGGGGCGAGGTGTGGACGGAGCGTGTGGCTGCAACTGGCTGTACGGCTGTGGGCGCAAGGGATTTTCTGATTGCTGTAAATTTCAATTTGAATACGACTTCTACCCGCCGGGCTAATGCGATTGCTTTCGATGTGCGCGAACGTGGAAGGGTGATGCGTGAAGGTGGTTCGCCTGTGGGGAAGATAATGAAAGATGCGAACGGTCAGGAGCTTTTTATTCCCGGTACTTTAAAAAGTACGGCGGCTATCGGGTGGTTCATTAAGGAATATGGAATTGCTCAGGTTTCCATGAATATTACCAACGTGGCTGTAACTCCTGTACACATTGCTTTCGAAGAGGTGGTGGCTAAAGCGGCCGACCGTGGTGTACGGGTAACGGGAACTGAGGTTGTGGGTCTGATTCCTAAATCGGTTCTGGTTGATGCGGGTAAGTATTTTCTGCGCAAACAGCAGCGGTCGGTGGGTATTTCGGAGAGGGAGATCATTAAGATTGCGATTAAATCGATGGGACTGGACGATTTGAAACCCTTTGATACGAAGAGCAAAGTGATTGAGTATTTGCTGGAGGATTGTACGGAGGAGAAGCTGGTGGATATGTCTGTTGCCGGCTTTGCGTTGGAGACTGCCAGTGAATCGGCTGCTCCTGGTGGTGGTTCGATTGCTGCTTATATGGGAACTTTGGGTGCTGCTTTGGGAACAATGGTGGCCAATTTATCTGCACACAAACCGGGTTGGGATGCGCGTTGGGAAGAGTTTTCCGATTATGCCGAACGCGGGCAGGCTTTGGTGAACGAGCTTACTTTTCTGGTGGACGAGGATACCCGTTCTTTCAATAGGGTGATGGAGGCTTTTGGGCTGCCAAAGAATACGGATGAAGAGAAGGTGGCACGTACGAAAGCGATTCAGGAGGCTACATTTTATGCTACGCAGATACCTTTTAGCGTGATGAAGGCTTCGATGGCTGTGTTTGATATTGTGGAACAGATGGCTAAAGAGGGAAATCCCAATTCTGTATCGGATGCCGGAGTGGGGGCATTGGCTGCCCGTTCGGCTGTGCTGGGGGCCTGGCTGAATGTGCGTATCAATGCGGCAGGTATTAAAAACAGAGCGTTGGTTGATCCGATACTGGAAGAGGCGGCTGCTATGGCTAAACTTGCCCGGGAGAGAGAAGATGCTATTCTTGAGATTGTTACCCGTAAAATATAA
- a CDS encoding HAD hydrolase-like protein codes for MIKLVAFDLDGTIGDTIPMCISAFKKAVEPFTQHELSNEEIIQTFGLNEEGMIKQVIRNDWGKALDNFYVVYEKMHAMCPRPLDGITELIAELKEKSVFVVLVTGKGEKSCAITLKQFGMETCFDRIDTGSPEKNRKSEAIKDLLVSYNLQSDEMVYVGDAVSDITACRKAGVRCLSAAWIVSPETVPQLEAYNQSNVFFSIEALRDYLLKSSYSM; via the coding sequence ATGATTAAATTAGTAGCTTTTGATTTGGATGGGACAATCGGTGATACGATACCCATGTGCATATCAGCTTTCAAAAAAGCTGTTGAGCCTTTTACTCAACATGAGTTGTCGAATGAAGAGATCATTCAGACTTTCGGATTGAATGAAGAAGGCATGATAAAACAGGTTATTAGGAATGATTGGGGAAAGGCATTGGATAACTTTTATGTGGTTTACGAAAAAATGCATGCAATGTGTCCACGACCTTTGGACGGTATAACAGAGCTGATAGCAGAGTTGAAAGAAAAATCAGTCTTCGTGGTTCTTGTAACCGGGAAAGGCGAAAAAAGCTGCGCAATAACTTTAAAGCAGTTCGGCATGGAAACATGCTTTGACCGAATTGATACCGGTTCTCCAGAGAAGAACAGAAAATCAGAAGCAATCAAAGATTTACTGGTTAGCTATAATTTGCAATCCGATGAAATGGTATATGTTGGCGATGCTGTTTCTGATATTACAGCTTGCCGTAAAGCTGGTGTAAGGTGTTTATCTGCCGCATGGATAGTTTCGCCCGAGACTGTCCCTCAATTAGAGGCTTATAATCAGAGTAATGTGTTTTTTTCGATTGAAGCGCTACGAGATTATCTTCTGAAAAGCTCTTATTCTATGTAA